In one window of Coregonus clupeaformis isolate EN_2021a unplaced genomic scaffold, ASM2061545v1 scaf2387, whole genome shotgun sequence DNA:
- the LOC123488601 gene encoding histone H2A, with protein MSGRGKTGGKARAKAKTRSSRAGLQFPVGRVHRLLRKGNYAERVGAGAPVYLAAVLEYLTAEILELAGNAARDNKKTRIIPRHLQLAVRNDEELNKLLGGVTIAQGGVLPNIQAVLLPKKTEKAVKAK; from the coding sequence ATGAGCGGAAGAGGCAAAACCGGAGGCAAGGCCAGGGCGAAGGCAAAGACCCGTTCATCCCGTGCTGGCCTCCAGTTCCCCGTGGGCCGTGTGCACAGGCTGCTGCGCAAAGGCAACTACGCCGAGCGTGTGGGCGCTGGCGCACCAGTCTACCTGGCCGCCGTACTCGAGTACCtgactgctgagatcctggagttggcCGGCAACGCTGCCCGTGACAACAAGAAGACTCGTATCATCCCCCGTCACCTACAACTGGCCGTCCGTAACGACGAGGAGCTGAACAAACTGCTCGGCGGTGTGACCATCGCTCAGGGTGGTGTGCTGCCCAACATCCAGGCAGTCCTACTCCCCAAGAAGACCGAGAAGGCAGTCAAAGCCAAGTAA
- the LOC123488598 gene encoding histone H1-like translates to MAEVAPAPAAARAAKAPKKKAAAKAKKAGPSVGELIVKAVTASKERSGVSLAALKKTLAAGGYDVEKNNSRVKIAVKSLVTKGTLVQTKGTGASGSFKLNKKAVEAKKPAKKAAVPKVKKVAAKKPAAAKKPKKVAAKKAVAAKKSPKKAKKPATPKKAAKSPKKVKKPAAALKKAAKSPKKATKAAKPKAAKPKAAKAKKAAPKKK, encoded by the coding sequence atggcagaAGTCGCACCAGCACCCGCCGCCGCCCGCGCCGCAAAGGCACCCAAGAAGAAGGCAGCAGCCAAGGCCAAGAAAGCGGGACCCAGCGTAGGCGAGCTCATCGTCAAGGCTGTGACCGCTTCCAAGGAGAGGAGCGGCGTGTCCCTGGCCGCACTCAAGAAGACGCTGGCGGCAGGCGGCTACGACGTGGAGAAGAACAACTCCCGCGTCAAGATCGCAGTCAAGAGCCTCGTCACCAAGGGTACCCTGGTCCAGACCAAGGGCACCGGTGCATCCGGTTCCTTCAAGCTCAACAAGAAAGCCGTCGAGGCGAAGAAGCCCGCCAAGAAAGCCGCAGTCCCCAAAGTAAAGAAGGTGGCCGCCAAGAAGCCCGCCGCGGCGAAGAAGCCCAAGAAGGTAGCAGCCAAGAAGGCCGTCGCCGCAAAGAAGTCCCCCAAGAAGGCCAAGAAGCCCGCTACACCCAAAAAGGCCgccaagagccccaagaaggTGAAAAAGCCCGCCGCAGCGCTCAAGAAGGCAgccaagagccccaagaaggctacaaaggcagccaagcccaaagccgccaagcccaaggcagccaaggccaagaaggcagcccccaagaagaagtaa
- the LOC123488603 gene encoding histone H2B, with protein MPEPAKSAPKKGSKKAVTKTAGKGGKKRRKSRKESYAIYVYKVLKQVHPDTGISSKAMGIMNSFVNDIFERIAGESSRLAHYNKRSTITSREIQTAVRLLLPGELAKHAVSEGTKAVTKYTSSK; from the coding sequence ATGCCCGAGCCAGCAAAGTCAGCgcccaagaagggctccaagaaAGCCGTCACCAAGACCGCAGGGAAGGGCGGCAAGAAGCGCAGAAAGTCCAGGAAGGAGAGTTACGCCATCTACGTGTACAAAGTCCTGAAGCAGGTCCACCCCGACACCGGCATCTCCTCCAAGGCCATGGGAATCATGAACTCCTTCGTGAACGACATCTTCGAGCGTATCGCCGGAGAGTCCTCTCGCCTGGCCCACTACAACAAGCGTTCTACCATCACCTCCAGGGAGATCCAGACCGCGGTGCGCCTGCTGCTCCCCGGTGAACTTGCCAAACACGCCGTGTCCGAGGGCACCAAGGCCGTAACCAAGTACACCAGCTCCAAGTAA